In one window of Paraflavitalea soli DNA:
- a CDS encoding helix-turn-helix transcriptional regulator, translating to MDFTLLTRENTAVTYSPVIPPSFARYSVPVARELYATGDFGSLLFHEQAGPDFGLWHKSYFIKQSTSLTAVADGPLFQLCFSVNRTLRFQQNGMGKIRLPEGQFNIWYAPAVHSQTWFEKGKKYLVYEIHFSRNYLEKLAPYFPLVAEFLMKAELGFSSQLSPVHAHITPEMMMILQNMYNCYYKGDVKAAYLQALLSRLLLQALTRLTLVKVPVNEIKLQPYELSKLREAWEYLLHHIEHPGTVIDLSHAIGLNDFKLKKGFKQLYGVTIFEFLLEARMEKARRLLQETAMTVHAVAISVGYKNISSFTVAFKKKFGILPSEVTGNNAARLEG from the coding sequence ATGGATTTTACTTTATTGACGCGGGAGAATACAGCAGTGACTTATTCTCCGGTTATTCCGCCCTCTTTTGCCCGTTATAGCGTACCGGTTGCCAGAGAACTGTATGCTACCGGTGATTTTGGATCACTGCTTTTTCATGAACAAGCCGGCCCCGATTTTGGCCTCTGGCATAAAAGTTATTTTATAAAGCAAAGCACTTCTTTAACCGCAGTGGCCGATGGGCCCTTGTTCCAATTGTGTTTTTCCGTCAATCGTACTTTGCGTTTCCAACAAAATGGCATGGGCAAGATCAGGTTGCCGGAGGGGCAGTTCAATATATGGTATGCGCCGGCCGTGCATAGTCAAACCTGGTTTGAAAAAGGGAAAAAGTACCTGGTGTATGAAATTCACTTTTCCCGGAATTATCTTGAAAAGCTGGCCCCATATTTTCCATTGGTAGCTGAATTTTTGATGAAGGCAGAGTTGGGGTTCTCCAGTCAGCTGAGCCCGGTCCATGCACACATTACACCTGAGATGATGATGATCCTGCAGAACATGTATAATTGCTATTACAAAGGTGATGTTAAAGCTGCTTATTTGCAAGCCTTGTTGTCGCGGTTGTTATTGCAGGCCCTTACCCGGCTTACACTTGTCAAAGTGCCTGTGAATGAAATAAAACTCCAACCTTATGAGCTGTCGAAGTTGCGGGAAGCCTGGGAGTATTTGCTGCATCATATAGAGCATCCGGGCACGGTGATCGATCTTTCACATGCCATAGGGCTCAACGACTTTAAACTGAAGAAGGGGTTTAAGCAATTGTACGGGGTAACCATATTTGAATTTCTGTTGGAAGCCCGGATGGAGAAGGCCCGGCGCCTGTTGCAGGAAACAGCTATGACGGTACATGCCGTAGCCATTAGTGTGGGGTACAAAAATATCTCCAGTTTTACGGTGGCTTTTAAAAAGAAGTTTGGCATATTACCGAGCGAGGTAACCGGTAATAATGCTGCACGGCTGGAAGGCTAA
- a CDS encoding phospholipase D-like domain-containing protein: MSSVRSRPSFTYTNHNTAKLVRGGKEYFTLLLSLIHKAQHTIHLQVYIYDEDETGLEVAEALIAAAQRGVAVYLLADGYASQDLSGSFTNRLEKEGVRFRFFQPVLKSDHFYFGRRLHHKILVVDARYSLVGGINISNKYNDGFGGPAWLDWALYAEGEIAPELVRVCLELWTRSKRERKRMLWQAHPPIASPGRNVLSGYDVMTGYRKGTRLPTATWGCLKMPGRISISCPVIFCRACCFGKKWPGQLAKVSRSS, encoded by the coding sequence ATGTCTTCGGTAAGATCCAGGCCCTCCTTTACGTATACAAACCACAACACAGCGAAACTGGTGCGTGGGGGAAAGGAATATTTTACACTGCTGCTGTCGCTGATCCACAAGGCCCAACATACCATTCATTTACAGGTATATATCTATGACGAAGATGAAACCGGCCTTGAAGTAGCAGAAGCCCTTATTGCAGCAGCACAGCGCGGGGTGGCGGTTTATCTGCTGGCAGATGGCTATGCTTCACAGGACCTGTCCGGGTCATTTACCAATAGACTGGAAAAAGAAGGTGTCCGCTTCCGCTTTTTTCAGCCGGTGCTTAAAAGCGATCATTTCTATTTCGGGCGGCGCCTGCATCATAAGATATTAGTAGTGGACGCCCGCTACAGTCTTGTGGGCGGTATTAATATCAGTAATAAATACAATGATGGATTTGGCGGACCTGCCTGGCTCGATTGGGCCCTGTACGCAGAGGGGGAAATAGCACCGGAGCTGGTACGGGTATGCCTGGAATTATGGACAAGATCAAAACGGGAACGCAAGCGAATGTTGTGGCAGGCCCATCCCCCGATAGCCAGCCCAGGCAGGAATGTCCTATCCGGCTACGACGTAATGACTGGGTACAGAAAAGGAACCAGGTTACCAACAGCTACCTGGGGATGTTTAAAGATGCCAGGTCGCATATCTATATCATGTCCAGTTATTTTTTGCCGGGCATGCTGCTTCGGAAAAAAATGGCCAGGGCAGCTAGCAAAGGTGTCAAGATCAAGCTGA
- a CDS encoding phospholipase D-like domain-containing protein gives MLLRKKMARAASKGVKIKLILAGVSDVKLAKHAERYIYRWIFRNNIEVYEYNQSVLHAKIATYDGKWSTIGSYNVNNISAFASIELNLDVNEENFARSMQTHIEEVIRQDCEQITEEDYRTRYNFLKRLFQHGCYQVVRVLFFLFTFYFKQRSFKTAHAPKE, from the coding sequence ATGCTGCTTCGGAAAAAAATGGCCAGGGCAGCTAGCAAAGGTGTCAAGATCAAGCTGATCCTGGCAGGTGTATCGGATGTTAAACTTGCCAAACATGCCGAACGGTATATATACCGGTGGATATTCAGGAATAATATTGAAGTATACGAATACAACCAAAGTGTATTGCATGCAAAGATCGCTACCTACGATGGTAAGTGGTCTACCATTGGTTCTTACAATGTCAATAACATCAGTGCCTTTGCCAGCATAGAGCTCAACCTGGATGTGAACGAAGAAAACTTTGCCCGGTCCATGCAAACGCATATCGAAGAGGTTATCCGGCAGGATTGTGAACAGATCACCGAAGAGGATTACCGTACCCGGTATAATTTCCTGAAACGCCTGTTCCAGCATGGTTGTTACCAGGTCGTGCGCGTGTTATTCTTTCTTTTCACCTTTTACTTTAAGCAACGCTCATTTAAGACCGCGCATGCGCCGAAAGAGTAA